GTAATGCCCTGTCGCCACATAATCCGCACCAATTTTCATTGCATAGTCTAAAAACGCTCTAAATTTAATCTCTTTATTGCACATCACATCAGGATTAGGTGTTCTTCCTCTTTTATATTCATTTAAAAAGTAAGTGAATACTCGATCCCAATACTCTTTTACAAAATTTACTGAATAATATGGGATTCCCAGTTGCTCAGCCACAGCAATCACATCTTTGTAATCTTCCTCAGCCATGCAAACTCCATTTTCATCTTTTTCTTCCCAGTTTTTCATAAAAACTCCGATGACTTCATAACCTTGTTCTTTTAAAAGAATTGCCGCAACAGAAGAGTCGACTCCACCTGACATTCCCAAAACAACTTTTTTCTTTTTCATATTATATTTTTTTCTCGCTTTCTATTTTTATATGCAAATAATAACATTAAGTATTTTATTTGTCAATGAATTTAAAAGTTTTTGCTCTGTCTTGTTTATTTTAAAATTACTTTTTTTAATAAAAAAATTTCAAGAATATACTTAAAAAATCTATTAGAAATGCAAGTTATTTAGCTAAAATAAGTGAAAAAAATAATTTAAATAATATGTTTGCTTTTATGAAAAATATAGGGTATAATACTTATGAACTTAAGTAAAGTTACAATATTAAAATGATTACAAATATACGGATACAAAAAAATTTTTGAAAGGAAGTTTATAATATTATGGACGCATGGAGAGGATTTAAAGAAGGAAATTGGAAAGACAACATTGATGTTACAGAATTTATCAGATTAAATTATACAGAATATTTAGGTGATGACAGCTTTTTGGAAGGACCGACTGAAGCAACTACTAAATTGTGGAAAGAGCTTTCTGAAAAATTTAAAGTAGAAAGAGAAAAAGGTATTTATGACGCTGAAACTAAAATACCTTCTCAAATAGATGCTTATGGAGCTGGATATATTGATAAAGATTTGGAAAAAATTGTAGGACTTCAAACTGATGCTCCACTAAAAAGAGCAATCTTCCCAAATGGTGGATTAAGAATGGTAAAAAACAGCTTGGAAGCTTTTGGTTATAAATTAGATCCAGAAACTGAAGAAATTTTTACTAAATACAGAAAAACTCACAATGATGGAGTTTTCTCAGCTTATACTGAACAAATAAGAAAAGCAAGACATACAGGAATTATTACAGGACTTCCAGATGCTTATGGTCGTGGAAGAATTATCGGAGATTACAGAAGAGTTGCTCTTTACGGAGTTGACAGATTGATAGCTGACAGAGAAGAACAATACAAAAATTTAGATCCAGCTGAAATGACTGAAGATGTAATTAGACTTAGAGAAGAAGTTTTTGAACAAGTTAAAGCATTAAAAGCATTAAAGAGAATGGCAGCAGCTTACGGATTTGATATTTCAGGACCAGCTACTAATGGTAAAGAAGCAGTACAATGGCTATATTTTGCATACTTGGCAGCAACTAAAGATCAAAATGGAGCTGCGATGAGTATTGGTAGAACTTCTACATTCCTAGATATTTTCTTGGAAAGAGATTTGCAGGAAGGAACTTTGACTGAAAAAGAAGCTCAAGAAATAATGGATCACTTCGTTATGAAATTAAGAATAATTAGATTCTTAAGAACACCTGAATATGATGCATTGTTCTCAGGAGATCCAGTTTGGGTAACTGAATCAATTGGAGGAATGGGAGCAGATGGAAGATCAATGGTTACAAAAAATTCATTTAGAATCTTGCACACATTGTACAACATGGGAACTTCACCTGAACCAAACTTAACAGTTTTATGGAGTGAAAAATTACCTGAAACTTGGAAAAAATTCTGTGCTAAAGTGTCAATTGATACTTCATCAGTACAATATGAAAATGACGACATTATGAGACCACAATTCGGAAATGACTATGGAATCGCATGTTGCGTATCTCCAATGACAATTGGACACCAAATGCAATTCTTCGGAGCAAGAGTAAACTTGCCAAAAGCATTGTTATACGCAATTAACGGTGGTAAAGATGAAAAATCTAAGATTCAAGTTACACCAGTTGGACAATTTGAACCAATCAAAGGTGAATACTTGGAATTTGACGAAGTATGGGAAAAATTAGATAAAGTGTTAGACTGGTTAGCTTCAACTTATGTTAAAGCATTGAATATTATTCACTATATGCATGACAAATATTCTTATGAAGCATTAGAAATGTCATTGCACGACATTAATATCAGAAGAACAGAAGCATTTGGAATTGCTGGACTTTCAATTATTGCAGATTCACTTGCGGCTATTAAATATGGTAAAGTTAAAGTTGTAAGAGATGAAGAAGGAGATGCAGTTGACTACATCAATGAAAAAGATTATGTTCCATTCGGAAATAATGATGATGCAACTGACCAATTTGCAGTAGATATTACAAGAAGATTTATGAACAAATTGAGAACTCATAAAATGTATAGAGATGCAATCCCTACACAATCAGTATTAACTATTACTTCAAACGTTGTATACGGTAAGAAAACAGGAAATACACCTGATGGAAGAAGAGCTGGAGCACCATTTGGTCCAGGAGCAAACCCTATGCATGGAAGAGATACAAGAGGAGCTGTTGCTTCACTTGCTTCAGTAGCAAAAATCCCATTTGAAGATGCAAACGATGGAATTTCTTATACATTCGCAATTACACCAGAAACATTAGGTAAAAATGCAAATGAAAAACAAACTAACCTAGTTGGATTAATGGACGGATACTTCAACCAAACAGGACACCACTTAAATGTAAATGTATTCGGAAGAGATTTATTAGAAGATGCAATGGAACATCCTGAAAATTATCCACAATTAACAATCAGAGTTTCTGGATATGCAGTAAATTTCGTTAAATTGACTAGAGAACAACAATTAGATGTAATTAACAGAACAATTTCAAACAAAATGTAATTTTTGAAAGTTTAAAAATTTAAAATTTAAATTTAGCTGTTAAACAAATTCAATTTAAGCAAATTCAATAAATTGTTAAAAATATGAAAAATGTCGCATAGTTTCATAAAAATATGAGTTATGCGGCATTATTTTCTATTATTTAAATATAAAATAAATATTTATATTAAATTTTATATTGAGTTTATATTAAAAAAAGTAAGAGAGAAAGAGAGAGAATTTATATGGAAGTAAAAGGATATATACATTCATTTGAGTCTTTTGGGACAAAAGATGGACCGGGAATTAGATTTGTGCTGTTTTTACAGGGATGTCCTTTGCGATGTTTATATTGCCATAATGTTGACACCTGGAAAATTGAAGATAAAAAAATGGTGCTGACTGCACAGGAAGTTATGAAGGAAATTTTAAAAGTGAAAGGATTTATAAAAACTGGCGGTGTTACTGTGTCTGGTGGGGAACCTTTGATGCAGCCTGAATTTCTGATGGAATTATTTAAACTTTGCCGTGAAAATAAGATTCATACGGCACTTGATACATCTGGATATATTTTTAATGAAAAGGCGAAAAAAGTGTTGGAGCTTGTGGATATGGTGCTTCTCGATATTAAGCACATAAATCCTGAAAAATATAAAATATTGACTTCTGTAGATTTGGAAAATACGCTAAAATTTGCAAAATATCTAAAGGAAATAAATAAACCGGTTTGGTTAAGATATGTATTAGTTCCAGGATATTCTGATGATGAAAAAGATTTGCACGACTGGGCAAAATTTGCGTCACAGCTTACAAATGTGGAAAGGGTGGATATATTGCCATTCCATCAAATGGGAAAATCAAAGTGGGAAAAAATGAAAAAAGTGTATAAATTACAAGATACACCGACTCCTACGAAAGAATTGATTGACAAGGCTGAAGATATTTTTAGATCTTATGGGTTAAAAATGCTGGAAAAATAAAATTAAGGGAATTATTTCTAGTTTTATTAGAAATTAGTTCCCTTTTAGATTTTTTATTGTTTGAATTTTATCGAATAAATTATGTCTTTTGCTTGTCCCAAATTATCAACTTGTGCAATTCCTATACCAATAGCTTTGGATTTAAATGGATTAAAATTATATTTTGAAATAAACGATTGTATTTGAGATAAATTTACTTGAGAAAGTAAAGGTATATATGGTTCAAAATTTGTAAATACATCTGACGAACCGTATAACTTGAAAAGTTTTTCTCTTTCTGGAATATATTTTATCCAATTAGGAACATTTATATTTTTTGCATGATATTTAGTCAGATTGACTGTAATTTCATCTGCTAGTTGTTGTATATTTTCATTGTTTTTAGCATCTAGTACAAGCAATTTTCTATCTGTTTTTCTCAACCTGTAAAACTCTACATTGAAAGATTTTGTCTGATTTGCAATTTTTTCAATGATTTCCTTAATTTTATGTAAATTATTCATATTATATTTTGTAAGATAAAGTGTTAATTGTATTATATATTTTTTTTCATAAAGGCTTTCAATTCCATTCTCTTTTAATTTTTTTGAAATATTTTCAACATTTGTAGTTGTGTTATTATCTAAAATTACAAAAACATTATAATCTACATTAGGCTTAACATTAGGCTTAGAATCAAATAGCGGTATAAGAAAAATCAGAATTAGAATTACAACACCAATACTATCACTAGAATTAGAAGTTTTGTAGTCTGAGCTAATATTAGTAGAATCATAATCAGAAGTATTTTGCTCTGAAACTGAAATGTCAGAATTAGAATCAGACATACTGTAATCTGTATTAGAAAAAATATTAAAACAAAATATTATAAAAATTAAAAAAAATATTTTTTTTATCATAACAAAACCTCCTAAATTTCCTATTTTAGATTACTTTTATTTGTTATAATTATACCCTAAAATAGTATAAAAACAAGGTTTAAAAAATATTTTAACAAATATCTCCTACATTTTTCCCAAAATTTAATGCCTGGCTCATCCCTCTCATATTCAAATTTTCAACAACCACAGCATTATATTCT
This genomic stretch from Leptotrichia sp. oral taxon 218 harbors:
- the pflA gene encoding pyruvate formate-lyase-activating protein; the encoded protein is MEVKGYIHSFESFGTKDGPGIRFVLFLQGCPLRCLYCHNVDTWKIEDKKMVLTAQEVMKEILKVKGFIKTGGVTVSGGEPLMQPEFLMELFKLCRENKIHTALDTSGYIFNEKAKKVLELVDMVLLDIKHINPEKYKILTSVDLENTLKFAKYLKEINKPVWLRYVLVPGYSDDEKDLHDWAKFASQLTNVERVDILPFHQMGKSKWEKMKKVYKLQDTPTPTKELIDKAEDIFRSYGLKMLEK
- the pflB gene encoding formate C-acetyltransferase, translated to MDAWRGFKEGNWKDNIDVTEFIRLNYTEYLGDDSFLEGPTEATTKLWKELSEKFKVEREKGIYDAETKIPSQIDAYGAGYIDKDLEKIVGLQTDAPLKRAIFPNGGLRMVKNSLEAFGYKLDPETEEIFTKYRKTHNDGVFSAYTEQIRKARHTGIITGLPDAYGRGRIIGDYRRVALYGVDRLIADREEQYKNLDPAEMTEDVIRLREEVFEQVKALKALKRMAAAYGFDISGPATNGKEAVQWLYFAYLAATKDQNGAAMSIGRTSTFLDIFLERDLQEGTLTEKEAQEIMDHFVMKLRIIRFLRTPEYDALFSGDPVWVTESIGGMGADGRSMVTKNSFRILHTLYNMGTSPEPNLTVLWSEKLPETWKKFCAKVSIDTSSVQYENDDIMRPQFGNDYGIACCVSPMTIGHQMQFFGARVNLPKALLYAINGGKDEKSKIQVTPVGQFEPIKGEYLEFDEVWEKLDKVLDWLASTYVKALNIIHYMHDKYSYEALEMSLHDINIRRTEAFGIAGLSIIADSLAAIKYGKVKVVRDEEGDAVDYINEKDYVPFGNNDDATDQFAVDITRRFMNKLRTHKMYRDAIPTQSVLTITSNVVYGKKTGNTPDGRRAGAPFGPGANPMHGRDTRGAVASLASVAKIPFEDANDGISYTFAITPETLGKNANEKQTNLVGLMDGYFNQTGHHLNVNVFGRDLLEDAMEHPENYPQLTIRVSGYAVNFVKLTREQQLDVINRTISNKM